DNA from Candidatus Sulfotelmatobacter sp.:
TCAGTGGCTGGCCCACAGCGCCGATCGCGATCGCGGGTTGCGCCGCGTCGAAGCGCTGATCGCGGGGCCGCCGGTTCGCGCCGTTCACGAGCGCGCCAGCGCCTGGGAGTTCCTCGGCCTGCGGCGCGGCGACCTCGGCGACGCGGCCGGGGCGGCCGAAGCATTCGCGCACGAAGCCGAGCTCGAGCCGAGCCCGCAGGTGTTGAGGCACTGGGCGGTGATGGAAGCCGGCCGCGGGGATTTCGAGCATGCGATCGAGATCTATCGCGGGCTGGTGGCGCGCTATCCGGGCGACGCTCAGGGATGGTTCGAGCTGGCGATGCTGCTCGCGCGCTCGGGCAACACGGTCGCGGCGCGCGATGCGGCGAGTCAGGCGCTGCGGCTCGACCCCTCGCGCCGCGACTGGCGGGCGTTCCTCGAGTCGCTGGGTCCGGCCGCGCCGCGCTA
Protein-coding regions in this window:
- a CDS encoding tetratricopeptide repeat protein; the encoded protein is QWLAHSADRDRGLRRVEALIAGPPVRAVHERASAWEFLGLRRGDLGDAAGAAEAFAHEAELEPSPQVLRHWAVMEAGRGDFEHAIEIYRGLVARYPGDAQGWFELAMLLARSGNTVAARDAASQALRLDPSRRDWRAFLESLGPAAPR